In the genome of Ancylomarina subtilis, one region contains:
- a CDS encoding RNA methyltransferase, giving the protein MIDTLEQGFFGIGIQNGKTPENLGVLWRSAQNMGASFIFTVGKRYAKQACDTHKAVGAMPYFHYENFDDFYQHLPKGAVLVGVELDEKAVALEEFKHPRRCVYLLGAEDNGLTKNAIEKSHHLVKFDTRLSVNVSVAGSIIMYDRNMKLKFGSL; this is encoded by the coding sequence ATGATAGATACATTGGAACAGGGATTTTTTGGTATTGGTATACAGAATGGAAAAACACCGGAAAATTTAGGTGTGCTTTGGCGATCGGCACAGAATATGGGAGCCAGTTTCATCTTTACGGTGGGAAAACGATATGCCAAGCAAGCTTGTGACACGCACAAGGCAGTGGGAGCCATGCCTTATTTTCATTACGAAAATTTCGACGATTTTTATCAGCATTTACCCAAGGGTGCCGTTTTAGTTGGTGTTGAATTAGATGAAAAGGCGGTTGCTTTGGAAGAATTTAAGCATCCTCGTCGTTGTGTATACCTGCTGGGTGCTGAGGATAACGGATTAACCAAAAATGCCATTGAGAAGTCACATCATTTGGTCAAATTCGATACCCGTTTGAGTGTGAATGTATCGGTAGCCGGTAGTATCATCATGTACGATAGAAACATGAAACTAAAGTTTGGAAGCTTGTAG
- a CDS encoding restriction endonuclease produces the protein MSQTDLSHKPILIRKASGDLEPFALDKLKRSLQNAGAEESSILLIIADIEAWIYPGVTTKQIYSRAFKILRREKAHTAMRYRLKEAIISLGPTGYPFEQFIGQLFEKQGYSTEVGVVVDGYSVTHEMDVIATKNQVQHLVECKYHKDQGKQVSVQVPLYVRSRVNDIARKRESMSEYKGLSFVGWVVTNTRFSSDSTQYGEANGLKLLAWDYPQNRGLKHLVEELKLYPITILHKLTKKDKDLLMREGIVSCVQVLNNLDLLKPLQLTKKKQVALIEELKSVCR, from the coding sequence ATGAGTCAAACAGATCTGAGTCATAAGCCCATTCTTATTAGAAAAGCATCGGGTGATCTTGAGCCCTTTGCTCTTGATAAATTGAAACGTTCCTTGCAAAATGCCGGAGCAGAGGAGTCAAGCATCCTATTGATAATTGCCGATATTGAGGCTTGGATCTATCCAGGTGTTACCACCAAACAGATCTATTCACGGGCCTTTAAAATATTACGTCGTGAAAAGGCTCACACAGCCATGCGTTACAGGCTGAAAGAAGCCATTATTTCACTGGGCCCTACGGGTTATCCCTTTGAGCAGTTTATTGGTCAGTTGTTTGAAAAGCAAGGTTACTCTACTGAAGTGGGAGTGGTGGTTGATGGTTACTCGGTAACACATGAAATGGATGTGATTGCGACTAAAAATCAGGTTCAGCATTTGGTTGAATGCAAATACCATAAAGATCAGGGTAAGCAAGTGAGTGTTCAGGTGCCTTTGTATGTGCGATCCAGGGTGAATGATATCGCTCGTAAGAGAGAAAGCATGAGCGAGTATAAAGGTTTGTCTTTTGTAGGCTGGGTGGTGACCAATACGCGATTTTCGTCTGATTCCACACAGTACGGTGAAGCAAATGGACTAAAGCTTTTGGCTTGGGATTATCCACAAAACAGAGGACTCAAGCATTTGGTTGAAGAGCTGAAATTGTATCCGATAACCATTCTCCATAAGTTAACTAAGAAAGATAAAGATTTATTGATGAGAGAGGGGATTGTCAGTTGTGTTCAGGTTTTGAACAATTTGGATTTATTGAAACCCTTGCAATTAACTAAAAAGAAACAAGTGGCTTTAATTGAAGAATTGAAGTCTGTTTGTCGTTGA
- a CDS encoding NAD(P)H-binding protein, which produces MASHSDQYCIDLPTAPATENKILVTGASGFIGGELIPELIARGYKLRIMVRSNVAMYRERWPSVEVVVADVLDYSQLKEALEGIDCAYYLIHSLHSASRFQELDALAARNFRQAAEENHLKRIIYLGSLGDPESQLSDHIRSRIKVAEELQKGNIPVTFLRAAVIIGSGSASYQIIHHLVRNCPVFLFPVWAKSKCQPIAIRDVIRYLVGCIENKETSGKVLDIGGQDILTYRDMIKIEAQIIRKKRLFLNSGFSAMSIYIRMINALTPVDHDLIKVLLESCTNDVLCLNTDIKNMIPYEPLSYREALVNALPIEPKGNPIHKKGNDVSQLGLQPQVLGPPHKSMGFISDIRYFLLHKPDEPTLVHFDSLAERENYTFRILQRLGVEVTTFKILNVHKIGINAPVKNVFEELLQWNGDSSCWPNHIAKVVNRNNRLENLSIYLFGWTKFIPLFKLSAITIKKIPDAVGADNARYLLYKCRGGYPIGIFSMYVRSSIADQNEKEQSQLFLVVGFNFYGKERWSNRNLINRMWEAIHDRVTLNVMNRFKQLCEWRFDKFKKG; this is translated from the coding sequence ATGGCATCTCATTCTGATCAATATTGTATCGATTTACCCACAGCACCAGCTACTGAGAATAAAATTCTGGTGACGGGTGCCAGTGGTTTTATTGGTGGAGAACTCATTCCGGAATTGATAGCAAGGGGCTATAAGCTTAGGATAATGGTTCGATCTAATGTAGCTATGTACAGAGAACGTTGGCCATCGGTTGAAGTTGTTGTGGCTGATGTACTCGATTATTCACAATTGAAAGAAGCTTTGGAAGGTATTGATTGTGCTTATTATTTAATTCACTCCTTACATTCAGCCAGTCGATTTCAGGAGTTGGATGCTTTAGCGGCAAGAAATTTTAGGCAGGCAGCCGAAGAGAATCATCTAAAACGTATTATTTACCTGGGGAGTTTGGGTGATCCCGAATCCCAATTATCCGATCATATCCGAAGTCGTATAAAAGTAGCTGAAGAGCTACAAAAAGGTAACATACCTGTCACTTTTTTGAGAGCTGCTGTCATTATCGGATCAGGAAGTGCTTCCTATCAAATCATTCACCATTTGGTTCGGAATTGTCCGGTGTTTTTATTTCCTGTTTGGGCAAAATCAAAGTGTCAACCCATTGCTATTCGCGATGTAATCCGGTATTTGGTCGGCTGTATCGAAAATAAAGAGACCAGCGGGAAAGTTCTGGACATTGGCGGTCAGGATATTTTGACCTATCGGGATATGATCAAAATAGAGGCACAAATTATAAGAAAGAAAAGATTGTTTCTGAACTCCGGATTTTCGGCCATGTCGATTTATATCCGAATGATTAATGCCTTAACACCTGTTGATCATGACTTGATCAAAGTGCTTCTGGAAAGTTGCACCAATGATGTGCTTTGTCTCAATACGGATATCAAAAACATGATTCCTTATGAACCCCTAAGTTACAGAGAAGCACTTGTAAATGCTTTGCCAATCGAGCCGAAGGGAAATCCTATTCATAAAAAGGGGAACGATGTTTCTCAATTGGGCTTACAGCCCCAGGTTTTGGGGCCTCCACATAAAAGCATGGGATTCATTTCTGATATCCGATACTTTTTGTTACATAAACCCGATGAGCCCACTCTGGTTCATTTTGATAGTCTCGCCGAGAGGGAAAATTACACGTTTCGTATTTTACAACGACTTGGTGTTGAGGTTACCACGTTTAAGATTCTGAATGTTCATAAAATAGGGATCAATGCTCCGGTAAAAAATGTTTTTGAGGAATTGCTTCAATGGAATGGGGATTCGAGTTGTTGGCCTAATCATATTGCGAAAGTGGTGAATCGAAACAATCGTTTGGAAAATCTGTCCATCTATTTATTTGGATGGACAAAATTTATTCCCTTGTTCAAGCTAAGTGCAATCACTATAAAGAAAATACCTGATGCTGTTGGGGCTGATAATGCCCGGTATTTGTTGTATAAATGCCGAGGTGGTTATCCCATTGGTATCTTTTCCATGTATGTGCGATCGTCTATTGCAGATCAGAATGAAAAAGAGCAGTCTCAACTATTTTTGGTGGTTGGTTTTAATTTCTATGGCAAAGAAAGATGGTCTAACAGAAATTTGATTAACCGAATGTGGGAGGCGATTCACGATCGGGTGACCTTAAATGTGATGAATCGGTTTAAACAGCTATGCGAATGGCGATTCGATAAATTTAAAAAGGGATGA
- a CDS encoding PPC domain-containing DNA-binding protein, giving the protein MLKLNTCIIFLIFMGLTSCQQKTVETYALRLKPGMDLKQGMADFVEANKLESASISTCVGSLRDLVIRPANQKELLHLKGHFEIVSLTGTFADKGKHNHIHISVSDSTGHTLGAHLVKGNIIYTTAEIVLLNNKNLNFTRVKDPETTFYELEVIKK; this is encoded by the coding sequence ATGCTAAAATTAAATACCTGCATCATATTCCTTATCTTTATGGGGCTTACCTCCTGCCAGCAAAAAACAGTTGAAACCTATGCCCTGCGATTAAAACCAGGCATGGATCTGAAACAGGGAATGGCTGATTTTGTTGAAGCCAATAAGTTGGAATCGGCTTCCATTTCAACCTGTGTGGGGAGTTTAAGAGACTTGGTTATTCGACCTGCCAACCAAAAGGAGCTTCTGCATTTAAAAGGACATTTCGAAATTGTTTCACTAACAGGCACATTTGCCGATAAAGGCAAACACAATCACATTCACATATCGGTATCGGATAGTACAGGCCATACCCTTGGAGCACACCTGGTAAAAGGCAACATCATCTATACCACTGCAGAAATCGTTCTTCTCAACAACAAAAACCTGAACTTTACCCGTGTTAAAGATCCGGAAACGACATTTTACGAACTGGAAGTCATCAAAAAATGA
- a CDS encoding FKBP-type peptidyl-prolyl cis-trans isomerase, producing MKKQKFKHKNEEEIKAYIAKHQLEAQRTESGLYYQIVKQGEGASPDPDSNITIAYLGYLTNGTIFDQNERLEINLSEVISGWIEGMPYFKEGGEGILLIPSHLAYGKTDYGNIPGGSVLIFDIQLISVS from the coding sequence ATGAAAAAACAGAAATTCAAACATAAGAACGAAGAGGAAATCAAAGCGTATATAGCCAAGCATCAACTAGAGGCGCAGAGAACAGAGAGCGGCTTGTATTATCAGATAGTCAAGCAAGGCGAAGGGGCATCTCCTGATCCTGATTCGAATATTACAATTGCCTATTTGGGTTATCTGACTAATGGAACCATCTTCGACCAAAACGAAAGGCTGGAGATTAATCTCTCGGAGGTTATTTCGGGCTGGATTGAAGGCATGCCCTATTTTAAGGAAGGGGGCGAAGGGATTCTACTGATTCCTTCACATTTGGCTTATGGGAAAACCGACTACGGCAATATCCCGGGCGGTTCTGTTCTAATCTTCGACATCCAACTCATCTCGGTGTCATAA
- a CDS encoding DUF2892 domain-containing protein — protein sequence MVRKYLRLIIAGILLLGSIALIVYSSVALGVWGILLSGLFVLVHFKNEKNLAAFYFVRKNKFEKAAGVLAKVKHPEAMIKSQEAYFYYLSGLVESQRNNSSKAEKHFKKALNTGLRLKTDQAVAKLNLSGIYLSQRNKKLSSYYLREAKKLDKQKMLSAQIKEIEAMMKRI from the coding sequence ATGGTGAGAAAATACCTAAGGCTGATTATTGCCGGAATCCTATTGTTGGGAAGCATCGCGCTGATTGTTTATAGTTCAGTAGCATTAGGCGTATGGGGAATTTTGCTTTCTGGTTTGTTTGTTTTGGTTCATTTCAAGAACGAGAAAAACTTAGCTGCTTTTTATTTTGTTAGGAAAAATAAGTTTGAAAAAGCTGCAGGTGTGTTGGCAAAGGTAAAACATCCGGAAGCAATGATAAAAAGTCAGGAGGCCTATTTTTATTATCTGTCGGGCTTGGTTGAGTCACAAAGGAACAACAGCTCTAAAGCAGAGAAACATTTTAAGAAAGCACTTAACACAGGCCTTCGATTGAAAACAGATCAGGCTGTGGCGAAATTGAATTTGTCAGGTATCTATCTGTCGCAAAGAAATAAGAAACTATCCAGCTATTATTTAAGAGAAGCAAAAAAACTGGATAAACAAAAAATGTTATCCGCTCAAATTAAGGAAATAGAAGCCATGATGAAACGCATTTAA
- a CDS encoding alpha-ketoglutarate-dependent dioxygenase AlkB family protein, which translates to MAKLLYNRKDVYMKSYDPFNMSKPQSEFVKIRNGAYLFVPDFFDKAKSDYYFNDLIKNSEWRQEEILIFGKTVKFPRLTAWYGERPYAYSGITHEARKWTDTLLEIKNEVEIRTQSIFNSVLLNLYRNGNDSISWHADNEKILGDKPMIASVSFGATRRFQLRHNATKEKIQFELGHGSLLIMKGELQAYWQHQVPKTKKEVEARINLTFRTIT; encoded by the coding sequence ATGGCTAAGCTACTTTATAATCGAAAAGACGTTTATATGAAGTCATATGATCCTTTTAATATGTCTAAACCTCAGTCAGAGTTTGTTAAAATTCGAAATGGAGCATATCTTTTTGTGCCTGATTTTTTTGATAAGGCTAAAAGTGATTATTATTTCAACGATCTCATAAAAAATAGTGAATGGAGGCAGGAAGAAATTCTCATATTTGGTAAAACAGTCAAATTTCCCAGATTGACTGCCTGGTATGGTGAAAGGCCATATGCCTATTCTGGTATCACACATGAGGCACGAAAGTGGACTGATACTTTATTGGAAATCAAGAATGAAGTCGAAATTAGAACGCAAAGTATCTTTAATTCGGTTCTTTTAAATCTCTATCGTAATGGAAATGATTCTATTTCTTGGCATGCTGATAATGAAAAGATTTTAGGAGACAAACCCATGATCGCCTCTGTTAGTTTTGGTGCCACACGCCGATTTCAATTAAGGCATAATGCGACCAAAGAAAAGATTCAGTTTGAACTGGGGCATGGCAGTTTGTTAATCATGAAAGGCGAATTGCAAGCTTATTGGCAACATCAGGTGCCAAAAACAAAAAAAGAAGTTGAGGCTCGCATTAATCTAACATTCAGGACAATCACTTAA
- a CDS encoding DUF6266 family protein: MGKISQGVLGGFSGKVGNIVGGSWKGIDYMRIKPSNVANPRTQGQLDQRTKFAKVLNFLQPMTEFLRVGYKLYAIKMTQFNSAMSYQLQNAITGDYPDYSIDYSKVLVSKGNLLRAVGGAVESTVAGVVKLSWIDNSASGGAKATDKALILLYNADKQIAVYDTAGAVRTVGTQNLSVPTDFSGDEVQAYLGFISEDGTEVANSVYIGAVTVA; this comes from the coding sequence ATGGGTAAAATTTCACAAGGTGTATTAGGTGGTTTCTCCGGCAAGGTCGGGAACATCGTAGGTGGATCATGGAAAGGTATTGATTACATGCGTATCAAGCCTTCCAATGTAGCAAATCCTCGTACTCAAGGTCAGCTTGACCAGCGTACAAAATTTGCTAAAGTGTTGAATTTCCTTCAACCAATGACTGAGTTTTTAAGAGTCGGATATAAGTTGTATGCAATTAAGATGACGCAGTTTAATAGTGCGATGTCCTATCAATTGCAAAATGCAATTACAGGTGATTATCCGGACTACTCAATTGACTATTCTAAAGTCTTAGTCAGTAAAGGTAATCTGTTAAGAGCCGTAGGTGGAGCTGTAGAGTCAACCGTAGCTGGTGTTGTAAAACTATCATGGATTGATAATTCGGCATCAGGTGGAGCAAAAGCCACAGACAAGGCTTTAATCTTGCTTTACAATGCAGACAAACAAATCGCTGTTTATGACACTGCTGGGGCAGTAAGAACTGTGGGAACTCAAAATTTATCTGTACCTACTGATTTTTCAGGAGATGAGGTTCAAGCTTATCTTGGCTTTATTTCAGAAGATGGTACTGAAGTTGCGAACTCTGTTTATATAGGTGCTGTCACAGTAGCTTAA
- a CDS encoding DUF6266 family protein has product MGKISQGVLGGFSGKVGNIIGGSWKGIDYMRVKASSVKDANTIKQQNQRAKFKACVSLAKSVMTTIVRPIWNRKAIKMTGFNLFVKTNLPVFDNSGAISDYPNLKFSIGQLPLPTDLVIINNGAGGGALRATWVDNSGIGFALPTDKIRIIAMCDGELVELQGLSFSRQTEWANFNVPFGTGSIVHVYAYFQNDESSLYSTSAHTLLTIT; this is encoded by the coding sequence ATGGGTAAAATTTCTCAAGGTGTATTAGGTGGTTTCTCCGGCAAGGTCGGGAATATCATCGGTGGTTCTTGGAAGGGAATAGACTATATGAGAGTAAAAGCTAGCTCTGTCAAAGATGCAAACACCATTAAGCAGCAAAACCAAAGAGCAAAGTTTAAAGCTTGCGTTAGTCTAGCAAAATCGGTAATGACGACAATTGTCAGACCTATCTGGAATAGGAAAGCAATTAAAATGACAGGCTTTAATCTGTTTGTCAAAACGAACCTTCCGGTATTCGACAACAGTGGCGCTATAAGCGATTATCCAAATCTTAAATTCTCAATTGGACAGCTTCCATTACCAACTGACCTCGTCATCATAAACAATGGGGCTGGCGGTGGTGCACTTAGGGCTACCTGGGTCGACAACTCAGGAATAGGGTTTGCATTACCAACAGACAAAATTAGAATTATAGCAATGTGTGATGGTGAGTTGGTAGAATTACAAGGATTATCCTTCTCAAGGCAGACAGAATGGGCAAATTTCAATGTGCCGTTTGGTACAGGCAGCATTGTTCATGTTTATGCCTATTTCCAAAATGATGAAAGTTCTCTTTATTCAACCAGTGCTCATACATTACTAACAATCACATAG
- a CDS encoding Piwi domain-containing protein, with amino-acid sequence MTTQNLSLNLLTFDHPSEQYTFYFTDKEQVGLCRVHNSLVPIEVTEYFGEKEFYYTSFLEKKEDFLPITRKARNDESENSTFNPSIVKYYYSYLIRQYFISKGLLINNNFIKDIEIWIHDERESTPQYNAYRVFGVRVQIARITEKPELLIYYNSLSKILKSNLSELWDIEQDTYSNLLYESKFYNNDSLPEAAKYNHDKVYPVVNKALEKHFKIKNSNNPFSNKYKELYPVLNNFVFDYFDNREFKELINLSSTDFLTVPDDIISNTPSVCNSIQLGLKEKVKVFTPKENLKTYGPYKLPDNTKVKFIVIYHKDDSDYANKLYMYMKKLYKKPDGKMMTDLYGTSLYDYIRIGFELDKKHSIAFDDLMNPHEAIHDFLDNNEIDTEKYQYVAIYLSPFNKDETDTEKKRIYYSVKETLLHHHITSQVIYRENILDKKFKSYYYANIAAAILAKVGGTPWRLDTTIKDELIVGVGAFKSEEFDVQYVGSAFSFSNNGQFTEFTCSAKSESYLLAAKIKVSIEEFIQKNKGINRLIIHFYKEMSKDEIAPIKKALFQLGCENIPIFIININKSFSNDYIAFDTNSEELIPYSGTSIKIGRNEYLLFNNTRYTDEEEENVESYHRPIKLRFQCTKRELLDDKEAIQEMIDQIYQFSRMYWKSVKQQCLPVTVKYPEMVAKMYPYFENEDISEFGKTNMWFL; translated from the coding sequence ATGACGACGCAAAACTTATCCCTTAACCTACTTACATTCGATCATCCTTCCGAACAATACACCTTCTATTTTACCGATAAAGAGCAAGTAGGTTTGTGTCGTGTTCATAATTCCTTAGTCCCTATCGAAGTCACAGAATATTTTGGGGAGAAGGAGTTTTATTACACCTCATTTCTTGAGAAAAAGGAAGACTTTCTTCCTATCACCAGGAAAGCAAGAAACGATGAGTCTGAGAATTCAACTTTTAACCCATCAATAGTTAAATACTATTACTCTTATCTGATTCGTCAATATTTTATAAGCAAGGGTTTATTAATCAATAATAATTTCATAAAAGATATTGAAATTTGGATACACGATGAAAGAGAATCAACTCCGCAATACAACGCCTATAGAGTCTTTGGTGTCAGAGTTCAAATTGCTCGCATCACCGAAAAGCCTGAACTACTAATATATTACAATAGCTTATCTAAAATATTAAAAAGTAATCTTAGTGAACTTTGGGATATAGAACAGGACACATATTCTAATTTACTGTATGAATCTAAGTTTTATAACAACGATAGTTTACCTGAGGCGGCTAAGTATAACCACGACAAGGTTTATCCAGTTGTAAATAAAGCTTTGGAAAAACACTTTAAAATTAAAAATTCAAACAACCCTTTTTCCAATAAATACAAAGAGCTTTATCCTGTACTGAATAATTTTGTTTTTGATTATTTCGATAATCGAGAATTTAAGGAACTGATAAATCTTTCCTCAACTGATTTTTTAACGGTACCTGATGACATTATATCCAATACACCTAGCGTGTGTAACTCTATTCAATTAGGGCTTAAAGAAAAGGTGAAAGTGTTTACACCAAAAGAGAACCTAAAAACATATGGACCATATAAACTACCCGATAATACGAAAGTGAAATTTATAGTCATTTACCATAAAGACGATTCAGACTACGCCAACAAGCTTTATATGTATATGAAAAAGCTTTATAAAAAGCCTGATGGAAAAATGATGACTGATCTATATGGAACATCTTTATACGATTACATACGCATTGGTTTTGAGTTGGATAAAAAACATTCCATTGCTTTTGACGATCTAATGAATCCACATGAAGCTATACATGACTTTCTAGACAATAACGAAATTGACACAGAAAAATATCAATATGTTGCCATCTATCTGAGTCCTTTTAATAAAGATGAGACAGATACTGAAAAAAAGCGTATCTATTACAGTGTCAAAGAAACCTTACTGCATCATCATATCACTTCCCAGGTTATTTATCGTGAAAATATCCTCGATAAAAAATTTAAATCATATTATTATGCCAACATTGCTGCTGCAATTCTAGCTAAAGTAGGAGGTACACCATGGCGCTTAGATACAACAATCAAAGATGAGTTAATTGTGGGTGTTGGGGCTTTTAAATCAGAAGAATTCGATGTTCAATATGTGGGTAGTGCTTTCAGTTTTTCTAATAATGGACAATTCACCGAATTCACATGTTCTGCAAAAAGCGAATCGTACCTGTTAGCAGCCAAAATAAAGGTATCTATCGAGGAATTCATTCAGAAGAATAAGGGCATTAATCGCTTAATTATTCATTTCTACAAAGAGATGAGTAAAGATGAAATTGCTCCAATCAAAAAAGCACTTTTCCAATTGGGGTGTGAGAATATTCCAATTTTCATCATCAATATAAATAAAAGTTTCTCAAACGATTATATTGCTTTTGATACCAATTCCGAGGAGTTGATCCCTTATAGTGGAACAAGTATTAAAATAGGACGTAATGAATACCTTCTTTTTAATAATACCCGTTATACCGATGAAGAAGAAGAAAACGTTGAAAGCTATCATCGTCCAATCAAACTACGATTTCAGTGTACAAAACGAGAACTGTTGGATGATAAAGAAGCTATTCAGGAGATGATAGATCAAATTTATCAATTCTCTCGCATGTATTGGAAATCAGTCAAACAACAATGCTTACCTGTAACCGTTAAATATCCCGAAATGGTGGCTAAAATGTACCCTTACTTCGAAAACGAAGATATTTCCGAATTCGGCAAAACAAACATGTGGTTTTTATAA
- a CDS encoding DUF3987 domain-containing protein produces the protein MKKIFKPQEWLNIDDSTDSRKDVARYVSNPTKQITDPSTDAMPCVSDTDIEQITQRIESSQTDLTADYADWRDIGFALADELAESGRDYFHRLSRFNTDYASDDCNTQYDNCLKAKGHGITIKTLFHLAKSAGINISIPISSPNLGEVAEGRRGASVINSEVIFNTPNFPAHIYTQLPEILIQSTDMFQDATEKDVFLIGSIAVLSACLANIEGIYFDEPVSPHLYAFITAPAGSGKGKLKWAKAFGQEIHKHVVQQSMAEYEEFEREMEDYNNLNKTQRQGAEKPKQPKRKMFFIPANSSSSAFIQALADNDFKGLIFETEADTLAGTLKQEWGNFSDILRKAFHHESTNMFRRKDNEHIEIEDPHLAIALSGTPKQVHNMMPDVENGLFSRFLYYAFEDYSDFKNPFISHRSVNYVAFFEEKGKRIFELNQMLSQEPKPISFKFSQEQGVDFTEQFKVLFTRNKMMVGNDFNANSRRLGLVTFRIAMVLSALRILETGDISNPIICTQTDYQTALGIVFTLEKHALAVFQNLPNNKLKGAKLKFFDTLPEEFNRQGYLETANKLGIKDKTAEKYITQFREANLLTHEHNAYTKNE, from the coding sequence ATGAAAAAAATATTCAAGCCACAAGAATGGCTAAACATAGATGATAGCACTGATTCAAGAAAAGATGTAGCACGCTACGTCTCGAATCCCACAAAGCAAATCACGGATCCAAGTACAGACGCAATGCCTTGCGTCTCCGATACTGATATCGAGCAAATCACCCAACGCATCGAATCCAGCCAAACTGACCTTACAGCCGATTATGCAGATTGGCGCGACATAGGCTTTGCCCTGGCGGACGAACTCGCAGAATCAGGACGCGACTATTTTCACCGCCTCAGCCGATTCAATACTGATTATGCTAGCGATGATTGCAATACGCAATACGACAATTGCCTAAAAGCAAAAGGACACGGCATCACTATCAAAACCTTATTCCACCTTGCAAAATCCGCAGGCATCAATATTTCAATTCCTATTTCCTCCCCTAATTTAGGGGAGGTGGCCGAAGGTCGGAGGGGTGCATCTGTAATCAATTCAGAAGTAATCTTCAACACCCCAAATTTTCCTGCTCACATCTATACGCAATTACCCGAAATCCTAATCCAAAGCACCGATATGTTTCAGGATGCTACCGAGAAAGATGTATTTCTTATTGGATCCATTGCAGTATTAAGCGCATGCCTAGCCAATATCGAAGGTATCTATTTTGATGAGCCAGTATCACCTCATCTTTATGCTTTTATTACAGCACCAGCGGGATCAGGAAAAGGAAAGCTCAAGTGGGCAAAAGCCTTCGGTCAGGAAATTCACAAGCATGTCGTTCAGCAATCAATGGCTGAGTATGAGGAATTTGAAAGAGAAATGGAGGACTACAATAACCTAAACAAAACGCAAAGACAAGGAGCTGAGAAGCCCAAACAACCAAAGCGAAAAATGTTCTTTATACCAGCCAATAGTAGCTCGTCAGCTTTTATTCAGGCATTAGCAGATAACGATTTTAAGGGACTTATTTTCGAAACTGAAGCCGATACACTCGCAGGAACATTAAAACAGGAATGGGGCAATTTTAGCGACATTCTGCGCAAGGCTTTCCATCACGAAAGCACCAATATGTTTCGTCGAAAAGACAATGAGCATATCGAAATTGAAGACCCACATTTGGCAATAGCCCTATCAGGCACACCCAAGCAAGTTCATAATATGATGCCCGATGTTGAGAACGGACTCTTTAGCCGTTTCCTTTACTATGCTTTCGAGGATTACAGCGACTTTAAAAACCCATTTATCTCGCATCGTTCAGTCAACTATGTGGCATTTTTCGAAGAGAAAGGCAAGCGTATTTTTGAACTTAATCAAATGCTAAGCCAGGAACCAAAGCCAATAAGTTTTAAATTTAGCCAGGAACAAGGCGTAGATTTTACCGAGCAGTTTAAAGTATTGTTTACTCGTAATAAAATGATGGTAGGTAACGATTTTAACGCCAATTCTCGTAGACTAGGATTAGTGACTTTCCGTATTGCCATGGTGTTATCGGCTCTCAGAATATTGGAGACAGGCGATATTTCTAACCCTATTATTTGTACCCAAACCGATTACCAAACCGCTTTGGGTATCGTCTTTACATTAGAGAAACACGCACTGGCAGTATTTCAGAACCTCCCCAACAATAAGCTAAAGGGAGCTAAACTAAAGTTTTTTGACACACTCCCAGAAGAATTCAACAGACAAGGCTATCTCGAAACCGCAAATAAATTGGGCATAAAAGATAAAACAGCAGAAAAGTACATTACACAGTTTCGTGAAGCCAATCTGCTCACGCACGAACACAACGCCTACACAAAAAACGAATAA